A region of the Pricia mediterranea genome:
AGCAACAACATCAATCCTGAAAACCTTCGACGGCATCGCCCAAATCGTAGACTTCTACGTCCTTAATCCGTTTTAAAAGGATGCTGCTCGCCGCTGCGCTCCGATATCCGCTCGAACAATGAACCACCACTGGTTTGTTCGTTGGTATTTTCGCTGCGGTATCGCGCAACTTGTTTAATGGATGGGATAATGCGCTTTCAAAAATTTTCCCTTCGTTAACCTCACTTTTGTTCCGAACATCCACAATTGTATAATCATCGGGCTGCTCTTTAAAATGTTGAAGGTTCAGTTCTTTGCTTTTTACCAAGTCTTTCTTTTCTAAGGTAATGACCGATATGAGCTGTGCTTCATAACCGATTTTTGCGACTCGATCAAGAACGGATCCCAAAGTTGCTGGTTCGTCGATGACCAAATGAAATTCTTCCTTCGGTTCAACAATGGAACCCAGCCAAGTCTCGAATGGATTGTCCTCCGAGGCAGCCTGTACATTTATACTGTCTTGAAGATGTCCGTCCTTAAATAGCTTTGCCGACCGTGTATCCACAATTAGACCTTTTTTGGATTCATGCATTTTAAAAGGAACCTTCGCAATGGCTTGCCGTACATTTTTTGCACCGGATTTATTGATATCCACGTTAAATCCGAAATAAGAGGGAATAAAAGGTGGATTGTCCAAAATCATATCAATGAATTCCTCCTTGGTCTGCTGCTTGAAGGCCCAGTTATCTTTTCGTTCATCGCCCAATGTGCTGCTACTATCCTCACTTAAATTCTTGCCACAGAGCGAACCGGCACCATGTGCCGGATATACCACCGCATCATTGGGCAGGTGGCTGAATTTGTCTTGTATGGTCTCATACATCATCTCAGCGAGGTCTTGTCGTTTGGCGGTAATATTACCCGCTTTTTCGCGCAAATCTGGGCGTCCCACATCGCCTATGAACAAGGTGTCGCCGGTAAACAAAATCGTTTCATAGCCTTCTTCGGCAACTAAGGTAATACTATCGGGCGAGTGCCCGGGAGTATTGAGGACTCGCAGCCGTATATTGCCGATTTTGACAGTATCGCCTTCATCAAATGGTTTGTAGGGGTAATCGGCCCCCGTCTTCTTACTGGTATAAATCGTTGCTCCTGTTTCTTCATGGATTTGTAGATGTGAACTCACAAAATCGGCATGCGGGTGCGTTTCGAAAATGGCGATTATTTTTGCATTTTGCTCTTTGGCATAACTATAATATTGCATCGGATCGCGTTCTGGGTCAATAACAGCCATTTTCCCTTGGCTTACCAGCGCATAGGAATAGTGTGCCAGTGGTTTGTATTCAAATTGTTTTGTTTTCATTTTTAGGTTCTTCGAGACATATCTGTACCAAAAACCGAGTTGGTACAGTGATTTTAATCTTCACTTTCAAATTGATTATAATTCGGCTTTGAATGCATTATTCAATATTTTCCCTGAACCAGAAGCATTTTGAGCAAGATAATGTTCAAGGTATATGATAAGGCAACGCTTTAAAATAGAGTTTTGAGTAGGTATCGTTTATCGCAAATGAGTTGATTTTTAATGTGATGACACTACTTTAAAAACTATCAATACAGTATCATGGTACAGGAAAACTTATACCGAACCACTGAATTAAAAATCAATCATAATCTTCAATTACGATTTTCTCGGCAGCAACACCTAAACTTTTTAAATCCTCAGTAACACTCTTTGTCATTTCCGGTGGGCCGCAAACATAGAAATACTGTGAAAAATCTGCTATAGTAGATTTCAAAAAGTCTTTGTCTATATGGCCCGTGGGATACTTTTGAGTTTCTTCTTCAGAAAGGATGTTCATAAATCTACTTCCAAGCAAAGTCTCAAATTCTTGCTTAAGAAAAATATCCTTTTCTGTTTTATTGGCAAAAATCAATGAATTATGATTCATTTCGTTTTGATATTCCAACGACTTGAAAATTGCAATAAATGGAGTTACCCCAGCACCACCGGCTAAAAAAGTACCTTTTCCCTTAAACTGGATAGCTCCGAAAACCTCTCCTAGAATAAGTTCGTTCCCTATTTTCAGTTTTGAGAGCTTTTCGGTTACTCCGTCATGTGAGGGATATACTTTAATAGTGAACTGCAAATCGTTTTCCCTTGGCAAATTGGTAAATGTAAAAGGTCTCTTCTCTTCCTTCCAATCCTTTTGGTTAATTGCTATTTCAGTGGCCTGTCCCGGCTCAAAATCATAGTTTCTTGGCTTTTCCGTAACTATTTGCAGAACATTATAATTGATGAATCCTATGGACTTGATTTTTACGATGTGTTTTTTCATTTCTCCAGTCTTCAAATTTTTTTTCCAATTTTTAAAAATTTCATTTGGAAGATAGGTTTTGAAAAAAATCAAGATTGATTGTATTCATCTAATTGTTGACGCACAAAAATGTATCTATCAGGTAGATACTTTGCAATTGAGGTTAATTTGAATTTAAACATTCCGCTTTAAACCCCACTTTTTGCAAAACCGATTTTACATCTTCCTCGGTTACACCATCGCTTTCAATGGTTAGGATTTTATCAGGATTGGCGGTATCTACTTCCCAACTTTCTACACCGTCTTGTTTGTTTAAAAAAGGGGTTACTTTTGATACACACCCACCACAATTGATATTTGTTTTAAATTTTAAAGTTTTCATAGTATTGAATTTATTTATTATTAAAGTTTTACTCGTTTAAGTCTTAAGCTATTTGCAACTACAGACACACTACTGAATGCCATTGCAGCACCTGCTATCATCGGATCCAATAAAAAACCATTTACGGGATACAGAACTCCCGCTGCAATTGGAATACCGATGATGTTATAAATAAATGCCCAGAACAGGTTCTGACGTATGCCCAAAACGGTTCTTTTTGATAGTTCCAATGCTTTTGGGATGAATTGTAAATCTGATGTTATCAAGGTCATTTTTGCTACATCCATTGCTATGTCCGAACCTTTGCCCATTGCAATACTAACATTGGCTTGCGCCAATGCGTGCGAATCGTTGATACCATCGCCCACCATTGCTACTATCTTCCCATCCGCCTGTAATTTTTCGACAAAAGCCGCTTTGTCCGAAGGCATTACTTCGCCTTGATAATTTGTTATTCCTACCTGATGTGCCACGGCAGAAGCCGTTTTATTGTTATCTCCCGTGAGCATATAGACCTCAATGCCTCTTTCTTGAAGCTTAGCTATGGCTTTTTTTGAAGTTTCTTTAATCTTGTCTGCAATGGCCAGTATCGCAAGCACTTGATGTTCGTTAGCAAAGAATATGACCGTTTTTGCTTTCTCTTCGAGGCTTTCTGCTGTTTGCATTAAAGAAGCGTCGATTTGAATATTCTTTTCGACCATTAGTTTATGGTTGCCCACATAATATTTTGAACCGGTCTCCGATTGCGCCTTTACGCCTTTTCCTGTAATGCTTTCGAAGGAAGTAATTTCTGCTTGTTCAATATTTTCCTCTTTTAAATAGGTAATGACCGCTTCTGCCAAAGGATGCTCTGATTGTGCTTCGATAGCCAAAAGAATTTCCTTGTATTCATTTTTATTTTCAAGCATATCGTTCCAGAGTATATCGGTTACCAATGGTTTGCCTTCTGTAATCGTACCCGTTTTATCAAGGATTACTGCATTCACTTTATGGCCGAGTTCTAAACTTTCGGCATCCTTTATCAAAATATTGTTTTCAGCTCCCTTGCCGATACCCACCATTATGGCGGTAGGTGTTGCCAAGCCCAAGGCACAGGGGCAAGCGATAACCAACACGGCTACAGAGGTCAATAGGGCTTGTGAAAAAGCGTTATCGCCTCCTACTGACATCCAGACGATGAAGGTGACAATGGAAATACCCAATACCACCGGAACAAAAATACCTGCAATCTTATCGACCAGTTTTTGAACGGGTGCCTTACTCCCTTGCGCTTGCTGAACCATTTTAATGATTTGGGAAAGCAGGGTTTCCCCGCCTACTTTTTCAGCGGTAAACTGAAAGCTTCCTTTTTGATTAACGGTACCAGCGAATACCTTTTCCCCTTGGGATTTCTGAACTGGAACGGGTTCTCCCGTAATCATACTTTCATCTACATACGAGCTCCCCTTGGAAACTTCGCCATCCACAGGAATCTTTTCTCCGGGACGTACCAAAATGGTCTGACCAACTTGTACAGATGAAATAGGGATTTCCTTCTCTTCCCCATTCTCAATAATTTTAAGGGTTTTAGGCTGAAGCCCCATTAGTTTTTTAATGGCTGAAGAGGTATTTGATTTTGCCTTTTCTTCCAATAGTTTCCCCAAGGAAATAAAGGTGATAATCACGGTAGCCGCTTCGTAATATACGTGAGGTTCGATACCGCGACTTAACCAAAATTCAGGAAAAAAGGTATTGAAAACACTAAAGAGGAAGGCAATTCCGGTACTCAACGTCACCAAGGTATCCATATTTGCTTTACCGTGTTTGGCCTGCTTTAACGCATTGATAAAAAAGCTACGCCCGAACCAAAAAAGAATAGGAAAGGCCAATACCAAAGAAATCCATTTGCCTGGTTCCCATTGCATATAGAACATTCCCAATACAAAAATGGGAAGGGTAAGTATGGCCGACCAGATGGTTCGGTTTTTTATGTCTTGATAATGTTTTTGCTGTAATTCTTGTTGTACTTCTGAAGGATTCTCCGCATCAATGATAATGTCATAACCCACTTCGCGAAGTGCATTTTGAAGTTGATTAGGGTTCAACCCCTCATCATACTCTATCAAAACAGAACTGTTCGCGAAATTGACGTTTGCGTCAAATACTCCCTCGGTATGTTTTAATACAGATTCAACACTCGCTGCACAAGAGGCACAGGTCATTCCCGTAACCGGAAATGATTCTTTCACAACCTGTTTATGATTCTTCTTTTTAGTTTCAAACATGTCGATTGTCTCCATAAATCCGTTCTTATTTGTATGTTACAAATTTCAGGATTAAAAGACTGTAATGTGTTACGTTATATGCTGAATGATTTGTAGAATTTGCTTTTCACGAATTATTACTAACCAATTGGAATAAGTCGTTTTCGATTTATGCCTCTTATCATCACAATGGGAACGTGTCTATGGGTTTTTAGTATTTGTAATCAAATACCCTTTTGATTGGATGACCTTTTTTATCTCATTGATATTCGTTTTAGTGGTATCAAATACTATAATTGAAGTCTCTTCTTCATAAGACGTAGAAACATTTGTAACCCCGTCAATTTCATTTACAGAATGGTTGATATTTTCTTCACAACCCGAGCATACCATCCCTTCAATATTCAACTTTATGGATTGAATATCGGTGTTGTTTGTTGCAACAATTCCTACTTTCTCTGTTGAATAAAATATTTGCGGATAATAAGAAACCAATGTCATTACAACAACAAACACTGTAACCAACCACAAATAGAATTTTGATTTAAAAAATGATGGCTTAGCAGTATCACAGCTGCCACAATCAACCTTCTTTTTTTTATAAACTTGATAAAAAGCAAAGCCCAATGACAAAAAGGCAATTCCTAACAAATAAGGTTTTAGGGCAATGAGCCAAGAGAAATACACCGAGCTACCACTAATCCCAGCAACTCCTGTCAACAGTAGTGGTCCCCAACAGCAAAGCTTTAGAGAAACTGCTGAAAATACAGCAGTTCCCAAAGATACTTTTTTGTTCCATTTAGCAATTGCCATACCTAACAACTTCCTATGCCTTCGTTTACCAAATCATCTTTTGTGATTTCGATGTTGGTGCAGCAATTCAGTAGTTTTCCGTCAACAGCAATGGCGGGAACTCTTGTAACCCCATATTCGTTCATTTTTGAAACACAGATTTTACTTTCGCATTGCTCGGACAGACTATGAAGTATGATTTCGCAGTCCTTTCCTGCTGTCTCATTTACTAATTGTACCACAGGCTCGCATACTGGGCAACCTGCTGTAAAAATCTCGATTTGTCGTTTCATCTTATGTTATGTTTAAATTAATAATGGAACAAAGATGAGAACGTGAGGTAGGGGGTCACCAAACTTTTTTTATCCTTTTTTTTCGTTGTAGTTTTTTAATCTGGTTTCAATGGTTTGAATTTCTTTTAAGCGATTGGTCAAATCGGATAATTCCAAATTGGGAAATTCACTTTTTAAATATTCAATTTTATCTTCATTGCCACAATTTCCAGGGCAAGAATCCACGGCCTTTACTATTCCAATAGCAAGAGCTTTTCTGTAAACCTCATCCAACAGTAAGTAATGTGCTTTTTGAATGCCCTTATCAATGGATTTGAACTGTATGTTTATTTGTTCGGGGTCTTTTCCCTCATCAAGCATTTTAACAATGCCGTTTAATTGACCGCTCAAAGTTTTTAATCTGGATTTAATATCCAAGATTAAATCAGCAGGTAATTTATGCTGTTCTATATTCATAATTTGTCAATTATAATGTTTAGCAACAACCTGAATTATTACAACTTTTATTTTCTTGAATCGGTGGGCAGGCCACAGTCCCATAAGAGCAAAACACACAACAATCCCCTTCTTTTGGTTTGAGTATTTGTTTGCAATTCTCACATTCATAGAAGAATTGACAGGCCGTGGTTGGCATTTCTTCAGCCTTTTTGTGGCCGCATTCAGGGCAGGTAATCGTAGATTTTAGTATAGTAGCTTCCATAAATATTAATTAGAGCATATAGGTTAGGTCAGATGCCATTGTAGGGTATGAAAATATCATTGTCCGCAAATCGCTTATGGTCATCTTGGTCTTTATCGCCATTGCAAAAAGATTTACTGTTTCTTCACAATGAGGCCCAATAAGATGTGCGCCCAAAATGGTATTATTATTTTTATCGATGATTGTTTTAAAGGCATATTCATCCACGTTTAAACGCCTTGCGTTAAACCAATTATCCACTTTTTCGAAATTGACATTGATATCATATCCCTTTTCTTTGGCATCATCTTCCAATAAACCTACGGTTGCCATAGTGGGTAAGGTGAAAACCACGGAAGGCATTGGGGGATAATTGACTTTTTTCTGGTCCCCCTTGATGATATTTGAAGCCACGATATGTCCTTCCAAAACAGCTACGGGTGTTAGGGGCAGTCCTCTTGAGTCCGCTGCATCGCCAGCTGCATAAACGTTCGCGTTCGATGGGCTCTGAAGATATTCGTTGACCTCAATGCCCTTTTTTGAGAAGGATATACCTGCTTTTTCCAGTTCCAAATCAAAAATGGCTGGGGGACGACCAGCGGAATTAAATACTGCTGCCGATTTGTAATTAGTTTCCTTTCCGTTTGAAATTCCTGTAGTTATGTAGCTGCCATCTTTCCGTTCAATTTTAGAAACTTCAGTTTCAAGGACGAGCTTGACACCTAAATTACGTGTGGCATCTACCAAATGTTTTACAATATCCTTGTCAAAGATTTCCAATGGACGTTTGCCTCGATGTACTATTGTTACCTCGGCACCGGAACGTGCGGCAATATGGGCGAATTCAAAGGCGATATATCCACCACCGATGAAAAGCAGGGATTGGGGTAATCCCTTAAGGTTTAGAAAATCCGTACTCGTTTTAGCAAGCTGTCCGCCTTCAAAATCTAAAACTTTTGGTTTTGAACCTGACGCAATCACAACTTTATCAGCTTGAATGGTCTCGTTACCTACACTTAAGGTATTTTCATTTATAAACGTAGCGGAACTGTGAAAGGTATCGATGCCGTTCTTCTTATACCCCTTTTCTATTTTCTTCGGCATTTCATCGACAAAGGTCTGTTTGAACGCCATTATATCCTTCCAGTTAATATCCGGAATGGTATCAATGCCTTTTCCTTTAAGCCTTTTGGCGAAGTCGCGTACTTCCGTGGCGCCGATAATTACTTTTTTGGGGTCACAGCCTCGCAGGGCGCAGGTGCCACCGTAAGGTAGTTCATCTGTAATGCCCACCGAAAGACCTTTTGAAGCGCATTTATTGGCGATTGTCATACCGGCCATACCCGAACCAATAACGAAAACATCATATTTTTTCATCTATTTATTTTCTTTAGCGGTATTCTCTACTACTTTGTATCCTGTTTTCTCTATGGCCTTTCGGATTGTGGACAAATCGGTTTTGGTCTTGTCAAATTCCACTATGGTGTTGGCATTTTCGTAGCTGGCTTTGACCGAAATAATTCCGTCCAACTTATTGACTTCGCTTTCTACGTGTGCCTCACAACCTGCACAGGTCATTCCAGCGACTTCAAAAGTCTGCTTTTTGATATTGGATTGAGAGACATAGACGATATCCTTAGTGGGCTGTGCATAAAATAGATTGGAATAGTACGGAAAGGCCAGCATCAATGCGGCGAAGAGTGTTACTATCGATAAGAACCGTTTGGATTGCCAAAACGTAGGTTTTGCATCATCCTCACAGGCGCAATCAATTTCTTCCTGAGTTTTCGGCCGTAGTTTCTGATACCAGGCAAACACCAAGACAATAATGGTCAGGCCGATAAGATAGGGTCTAAATGGTTCGACCCAAGAGAATGTTGATGCAATTCCACTTGTTCCGGCAATTAGTGCCAAAACAGGTGTAATACAACATATTGATGCTGCAACTGCGGTAAAAATGCCAGTATAAGCTGCGGTGTTTGAAGTTTTATTCGGTGTCATAATATAAAATTTCTAAGCTGTTTTCTTTCTTGTCGAAATTGAATTGAAAATTCCATTCAAAACATTGTCCTCACTCTTTACCAGCGAATAATATAAAGTTTGCCCTTCACGTCTCGATATAATAATTCCTGCATCTTTCATTTTTCGGATATGCTGGGACACGGCGGGAACACTCATTTCAAGAATGTCAGCAATATCGCAGGGGCACAATTCGTTTTCTATGTTCAAAAGGAATAGGATTTTAAGCCGCACCTCGCTGCCAGCAAGGGCCAGAATTTTGCTTGTTGCATTAAAGCTGACCAAAGAATTCTCTATGGTTTCCTTGCATCTCGATATTTGCTTCTTGTCCGCCTCGTTCCGTGTACAGGTTATTTCCAAGCTCATCTTTTTTGATTTATTGTGGCTACAAATATATCATTATTATATTATTTAAGCAAATACTTAAATAGTATAGCAAATAGCTTTGAACTATTAAAGAGTCCTTGATTTTTATTGTCCTTTAATTAAATCGCATCCAAAAATTTTCGGTTTTTGTCCACAGATTTCTTGAACTGCGTAGGTGTCATTCCCGTTACTTTTTTGAATTGATTGCTTAAGTATGCAACACTACTATAATGTAGTTGAAAAGCTATCTCGCTCAAGGTCAATTCATCGTACACAATGAGTTCTTTGACACGTTCAATCTTTTGGTTAATGACGTATTGTTCAAAAGTGATGCTTTCTACTGACGAGAAAAGGGAACTTAAATACTTGTAATCAAGGTTAAGCCTGTCACTGATAAAATCGGGCCATTTTATATCCAGTTCTTGATCGGAGTGATGGATTTTTTGCACCACAAAACTTTTCATTTGCTCGATAAGTTGGCTTTTTCGGTCGTTTATCAAACTGAAACCTGCATCTTGAAGCTCTTTGGATAACGACAACTTTTTTGTCAAATCAAGTGCCGAAATCAATTCTACTTCTCCCAATTTAATAGAAGTGTAGGGAATGTCCGATTTCTGTAAAATGGACGAAACCGCCTTTATACATCTGGGGCAGACCATGTTCTTAATATGAATAGTATTGCTCATTTGATCCTATGTTAACCATTGAATTTTCATGTTGACTACCGAAAAGCGTTGATCAAAACTAATATTGTTGCTATCAAGAACAATAGTACTATGGCAATTATACCATAAACTCTGTCTTTCTTACTAATACCATCCTTTGGCGGTTTTCTTTCCTTTTTTCTTCTTTCCCTTCGATTTTCGCTCATCATCATCCGTTTAAAATTCGGAGTGGGTTCAGTGCCGTTCCTCAGTCTTTAATTTCTTGATACTACTGTTCAACTATTTAGACTTGCTCATACAAAGCCATGATAAACAGCGTTACCAAAGTGTGTATCACAAACAATAGTAGTATGGATATCAAGGTATAGAGACCGTCTTTCTCAGTAAGTATGTTATTTGGCATAGCTGTCAGTTTTCCCCCTTTCTTCTTATTGATTCTTTGACCATCCTAATATATTATCGCATGGCTTGCATTCGATTACTGTAATGTGGCCTTTACTTCTCCACACGTTAACATGGCCTCTCCGTAATACGGATTACGAATCTCTTTTTCCAAACTTAACCAGTACGCACCTTTGTTACTATCCGCCATTGGGCAGTAATTAGTATATACCGTTTGATCAATACCAAAAAGCTGTACGCTGCTTATCATATGAGCAGATAAATGCTTGAAATGATTTCTTTGTTCTGCAATTTCAGAAGCATTCGCAATTGCGCTGGAAGAAGCTTTGATTTCTTTTTGAAGGGTCATCCAATGGTTATGCGCCTTCTCCTCTTCAAGTAATTTCATATCTACTTTGGCAAGGCTTTCTCCGATTTCTTTCGCAGAGGATTGGGCTTTATCAGCGTTGTCGGCGACCAAGGCATCTTTTAAAAGCGTGTACCCTTCAAAAACTTCTTTTAGTTGCCCTTGAAACTTTTTGGAGACCTCTAAACGCTCGTTCATTTTGGTATGGTCGACGGTAGGATTGGACGTTTCGCCACTTTCCGGTTGCATTCCCAAATGCCCTTCGTGACCTGTCATTGTCTTGCCACCCTCCGCATTCATCATGGATTTTTTTCCTTGCAATTGGGCAGCTGCATCCACAGTGAAGGTTCCGTTGGTCACTATTTCATCGCCGCTTTCAAGTCCGCTTAAAATGGTAAAGCTATCCCCGTTGGTATTTCCCAGTGTGACCTCCCTCATTTCAAAAATCGGTTCGTTGGGGTTGGTCTTTACATAGACCACGGAACGTTCGCCCGTCCACATTACGGCTGTCGAAGGAACGATGATCACTTCATCGGACTCATCGTTCGGCATGTCTATTCTGCCCTCTACGAACATCCCCGGTTTTAATAGGTCTTCCGAATTGTTGAGCACCGCACGAACCATTACCGTTCTTGTAGCGGAGTTCAACAGTGGATCTACAAACGATACCTTCGCCGTAAACTCTTTATTCGGATATGCATTGGTGGTAAGCTTTATCTCTTGACCTGTCTTTAGGGACGCTATCTGGTTTTCGTAGGCATCAAATACGGCCCAGACGGAATTCAGGTTTGCTATTTTATAGAGGGGCTGGCCCTGCTTGACATAGTCTCCTTCTTCGACCATTTTTTCGGTTACCGTTCCGGATACTGTGGCATACACGGGGAAGTTTTCCTGAACCTGCCCCGACTCCTCAATACTATTGATTTGTTTGTTAGAAAGCTTCCATAATTTTAATTTGTTACGGACGGCCTTGTATAAAGCGGGCTGCGATTCTTTCAAGGATGCCGCCGTAAGTAATTCTTGCTGTGCCGCAACCAGTTCGGGGGAATAGATTATGGCAAGTAGCTTTCCTTTCCCTACGCTTTCCCCTGTATAGTTGACATACAGTTTTTCAATCCTGCCTGCAAAATAAGTAACCTGTACGGCGTTGGCCTCTTCGTTTTCCCTAATCTTCCCTGAAAGTTTCAAGGAATTCCCATCCATACCGCCCGCACCAACCACAGTAGTACGTATGTTGGCCAAGGCCATGGCATTTTCGGTCATCTTGATTTCATTGGCACTAAGACCTTCGGCCCCGGTCTCCGCAGGAATCAAATCCATTCCACAAATAGGGCAATCGCCAGGTTCGGGCTGCATAATCTGTGGGTGCATGGAGCAGGTCCACATCTGTTCGGCCGTTTCGCCAGAGTGGTCGTGCGTATCCGACATATCCGACAAGTCCTTTACCGCCGCCTCATCCTCCGACGAACTGCTGAAAACAAGATATCCCGCTAACAGTCCAACGATGAGGGCCGTTCCAATATAAATGATGTTTTTGTTCATGATTTTAAGTATTAATGCTGTTTTATTGATTTAAATATTCAGTACAAATTGCTTGCCTAATTTTTGTTTTTCTTTTTAGTATTGCTTCGTCTTTTAATTTTTATGACCGAAGGTGATGATACATACCATAATAAAAACCCGCTCAAAACGGTTATTAGCCCTAAAAGCGAAAAGGCTCTAAGGACTATGGTATTGAAATCGTCCCTTCCCTGATAATCCATCGTATGGGTCATCCAAAGAAAGTCGAACCAACGCCAATCGCGATGGCGCAATGTTTGGAACGAACCATCTTTGACGGAAACATAGGCTTTTATATTTTCGGGTGTTTCATATGATATGGAATAGGCTGGAAGGGGCCTGCCTCGATATTCACTATGGCTCCCCACTTCCTCGATGCGTTCTATGTTTTTCACTTTCAGTTCAGGCAGCATATTTCTCCTCGCCACCTGAAGGGCGTCCTGTTCGGATATTTCAGCCTTTAAGGCCCCTGTTTTTGCATTGACCAATTGACTTTGATTAATCCAATAATAAGGCTCTCCTGCTATTTCCCTTAGTTCCAGAGAATTTATGGCATTGTCCTTGATATTTGTTGGACTAACCAAATCCGTATACACAGTTTTATCAACAGGATCTTGTCGAAATTGGTCGCCGTGTATCTCGTCAATGTCCGTCCAACTGAAATACATGCCGCTGATGGTCCACATCAGGAATTGGATACCTAAGAAGATACCTAGATAGCGATGCACCTTTCTAATCTTCAATGCTGTTTTTCTGTTGACCATTATTGTTTTTGCTTTATTCTTTATCTGTATTTTAATTCACGAAAAATCTGACTAGTATTCCACCTACTAACCATACATAACAGATATGGGAAGCATATTTTAGAACGCTCTCCAGCAATGGGCTTTTCGGTGCCATTTCGCTCATTGAGTGCTTTACATCCTTCCTCTTGAAAAAACCTAAGTATATGAGATATCCTGAAATTGTGAGGAAAGCTATATTCAAATAGAAGGTATAGTCAATTTTGAAATGCTCTTTGTCCTGAATCTTGACCTGCGATGGGTCCGGTAACATACCCAACAAATCGAAAGAGTAATGCAAGGCCAATGATGTTCCGATTAATGCTGTAAACAGTAGGAACAGAATGAAAAATGACATCTTCCACCCGTAATATTTTGCATTGATTCGTAGTACCGGAAAGACTACCAAATCACTAAAGATGAAAGCCATGACCCCTGCAAAACTTACGCCCAAAAGTAATGCCGCCAATGGAATGTTCCCCATTGACCCTATAAAAGTCAAAAATGCGGCAATAGGCCCTACAATGATATGTTCCAATATTTCTAGAAAAGTAAAGTCTGTATTGCCCTGACCACTATTGATAAATAGTGTCTGGAAGAAAGAATCGGGAACGAAGGCCGCTACGATTCCCGCAATGGTAAAGCCAACGGTAACGTCCTTCCATACCATCTGCCACTCCATTTTATATTTCTTGCCAACCCTTGCCCAACTATCTTCTTTCTTAATTTGCTTTTGCCAGTCTTTGGAACCATCCATCGCATCGTCATCTTCGCCCCC
Encoded here:
- a CDS encoding dihydrolipoyl dehydrogenase family protein yields the protein MKKYDVFVIGSGMAGMTIANKCASKGLSVGITDELPYGGTCALRGCDPKKVIIGATEVRDFAKRLKGKGIDTIPDINWKDIMAFKQTFVDEMPKKIEKGYKKNGIDTFHSSATFINENTLSVGNETIQADKVVIASGSKPKVLDFEGGQLAKTSTDFLNLKGLPQSLLFIGGGYIAFEFAHIAARSGAEVTIVHRGKRPLEIFDKDIVKHLVDATRNLGVKLVLETEVSKIERKDGSYITTGISNGKETNYKSAAVFNSAGRPPAIFDLELEKAGISFSKKGIEVNEYLQSPSNANVYAAGDAADSRGLPLTPVAVLEGHIVASNIIKGDQKKVNYPPMPSVVFTLPTMATVGLLEDDAKEKGYDINVNFEKVDNWFNARRLNVDEYAFKTIIDKNNNTILGAHLIGPHCEETVNLFAMAIKTKMTISDLRTMIFSYPTMASDLTYML
- the merTP gene encoding mercuric transport protein MerTP, which produces MTPNKTSNTAAYTGIFTAVAASICCITPVLALIAGTSGIASTFSWVEPFRPYLIGLTIIVLVFAWYQKLRPKTQEEIDCACEDDAKPTFWQSKRFLSIVTLFAALMLAFPYYSNLFYAQPTKDIVYVSQSNIKKQTFEVAGMTCAGCEAHVESEVNKLDGIISVKASYENANTIVEFDKTKTDLSTIRKAIEKTGYKVVENTAKENK
- a CDS encoding ArsR/SmtB family transcription factor — its product is MSLEITCTRNEADKKQISRCKETIENSLVSFNATSKILALAGSEVRLKILFLLNIENELCPCDIADILEMSVPAVSQHIRKMKDAGIIISRREGQTLYYSLVKSEDNVLNGIFNSISTRKKTA
- a CDS encoding helix-turn-helix domain-containing protein, encoding MSNTIHIKNMVCPRCIKAVSSILQKSDIPYTSIKLGEVELISALDLTKKLSLSKELQDAGFSLINDRKSQLIEQMKSFVVQKIHHSDQELDIKWPDFISDRLNLDYKYLSSLFSSVESITFEQYVINQKIERVKELIVYDELTLSEIAFQLHYSSVAYLSNQFKKVTGMTPTQFKKSVDKNRKFLDAI
- a CDS encoding efflux RND transporter periplasmic adaptor subunit, whose protein sequence is MNKNIIYIGTALIVGLLAGYLVFSSSSEDEAAVKDLSDMSDTHDHSGETAEQMWTCSMHPQIMQPEPGDCPICGMDLIPAETGAEGLSANEIKMTENAMALANIRTTVVGAGGMDGNSLKLSGKIRENEEANAVQVTYFAGRIEKLYVNYTGESVGKGKLLAIIYSPELVAAQQELLTAASLKESQPALYKAVRNKLKLWKLSNKQINSIEESGQVQENFPVYATVSGTVTEKMVEEGDYVKQGQPLYKIANLNSVWAVFDAYENQIASLKTGQEIKLTTNAYPNKEFTAKVSFVDPLLNSATRTVMVRAVLNNSEDLLKPGMFVEGRIDMPNDESDEVIIVPSTAVMWTGERSVVYVKTNPNEPIFEMREVTLGNTNGDSFTILSGLESGDEIVTNGTFTVDAAAQLQGKKSMMNAEGGKTMTGHEGHLGMQPESGETSNPTVDHTKMNERLEVSKKFQGQLKEVFEGYTLLKDALVADNADKAQSSAKEIGESLAKVDMKLLEEEKAHNHWMTLQKEIKASSSAIANASEIAEQRNHFKHLSAHMISSVQLFGIDQTVYTNYCPMADSNKGAYWLSLEKEIRNPYYGEAMLTCGEVKATLQ
- a CDS encoding PepSY domain-containing protein; the protein is MVNRKTALKIRKVHRYLGIFLGIQFLMWTISGMYFSWTDIDEIHGDQFRQDPVDKTVYTDLVSPTNIKDNAINSLELREIAGEPYYWINQSQLVNAKTGALKAEISEQDALQVARRNMLPELKVKNIERIEEVGSHSEYRGRPLPAYSISYETPENIKAYVSVKDGSFQTLRHRDWRWFDFLWMTHTMDYQGRDDFNTIVLRAFSLLGLITVLSGFLLWYVSSPSVIKIKRRSNTKKKNKN